The region aatttaatttatatagttATTACATGTTGCAGGGGGAAGTTTGTGTAGCAAGTTCAAGGGTGTTTGTCCAAGAAGGGATTTATGATAAACTTGTTATCAAGTTGGCTGAGAAAGTTAAAGATTGGGTTGTTGGTGACCCTTTTCATCCCAATTCTCGCCAAGGTCCACAGGTAATTGATAAATTGTACAGTATTCTACGATTCGGTTattcgtttttattttttaaaatgtattttgaaatcttaaaagttttaaatttaaaaaaattattttctttcatttgaaTGTTTTTATATCCGTGTAACATATGTGCAACTTAAATGTGCAGGTAGATAAGAAGCAATTCGAAAAGATTTTATCATACATTGACGTTGGTAAGAGAGAAGGAGCTACTTTATTAACCGGTGGAAAGTCTGTCGGAAATAAGGGATATTATATCGAACCTACCATTTTCACCGACGTTAAGGTAATAATACCTGCCGTTAATCACACTTTCTTACTGTAACTACCAATTAAAATGCAGTTATTAGTATCAATTTTGGAAATGTTTTTTTCAGGCTGACATGAAGATTGCAACTGATGAAATATTTGGACCTGTAATGTCATTGATGAAGTTCAAGTAAGGACACTTTTGAACATTAGCTATAAGGCCTAATCaacttttatcaattttaattcaaCTTTTAAATTTCGTCAATTTTAACGTAATCTGAATAACTGTTTATACAGGACAATTGAAGAGGGGATCAAATGTGCAAACAACACGAAATACGGATTGGCAGCCGGAATAGTGACGAAGAATTTGGACGTGGCGAACACGGTATCGAGATCGATACGGGCGGGTATTATTTGGATTAATTGCTACTTTGGTTTTGATAACGATTGCCCTTTTGGAGGATACAAAATGAGTGGATTTGGAAGAGATCTTGGTTTGGATGCTTTGCATAAATATCTACAAGTCAAATCTGTTGTCACTCCTATTTACAACTCTCCTTGGCTGTGAACATTTTGTGTTCTTTGGTTTGAAATAAATGGGCATTTTacaagtttttatttttcatttgataCATATTTATGTGACTCCTCAAACTCTTTTTGTTGTACTCTTTGTAGTTTTGAATCAATAAAGAAATTGGCACTGGTTTGTTGTTCAACCATTTTTTTTACCAATTACTTGttttcctttttgtaattcataTAGTTAAAAGCAGTGTTTTGGTAAGGCGCATGTGAATTGGTAAAATATTTTAGGTTTAATGGcttcaaaaaattcaaacctttacgacttgttgcaattatatccgaACCtcttaatttttacaataatatccaaattgcattattctgttgcaataatatccaaattgcactttttatgtgaatatttttgagttttttgccattttttgggacttttactatattattatgcatcaaaacataataatagcctaatatcttaattgaaaacaacaagtttagcatcaatttaactattattgctacaaaaaaatgcaatttggatattattgcaacaaaaaaatacaatttgaatattattgtaaaaattaaaaggtttggaaataattgcaacaagtcgtaaaggtttggatttttttttatcattaggcCAATATTTTATTGTACTTATGTATGcaactgtttaaaatttaagattagAATTTTGACTCCCGCAAGGGACTTACTTGTTTAAGTTGGGTTTAATCTAGATGAAATACATTGATGACACTTTATGCACTCTATATTAAAAAGGCAGTGTTTTAAAAAGCTAAACATGTAGTAGAATAGGTGTGGCTATCTATTTCTGGTTCAACCACATATTAAACCGGTTGACTgagattgtaattttttttggaattagTGTTGTATAGTTTATGTCTCTCTTagtaatttttatgaaaaatcaaGACAAAATTGTTAGATGCTAAAACATTCAAAGTAAAATGGTCCAGTACTAAAAAAGTTCAAGATAAAAGTATTCAATTTTAAGAAATTGGCCAGTTCAACCGGTCTTTACAAATTTTCCGGTTCTCTCCAATTCTACCTGCCAAATCCGGTTGGATCGAACAGTTGACCCGTTTCCAATTCAGCCGACCTGCTCATTCCGGTTCTTCAATCACGGATTAAAGGGTCAAACATAATCTTGATAATGACAAATTGGAAAGATTTTTATTGACTAACCAATATGCTCACTATTTAACCATTCCATAAGTAAAGTTAAAAACACATGAAAGTCATGTCAATGGAAAACTTGATACACTCGGGAATTTATGTAATTCTGCTAAAATATAGTAATATATAAAGTCCGTAAGGAACTTGTTGTTATtaatatacaattaaaatttaaaatgacctAACGGTTTGagtgaaaattaatataaatataaaaatattagagcGATGTTTCATAATTTAAACTCGTTTAGGACATTTTATATATCATGTAACAAAAATAAAGACCCATATCTTAACAATTTGCTTGTTGACAAAAGTAACTTTACCAAATGACTTGGGATGCTGAAATATGAGGACAAATAGCACCAAGTTTTTCTAGCACATATATATCACATAGCAATTCAGATTGTTTAGTTGATTTTTCtttctaataataaatattttattaacaaaGAAATATGAGTacaatatatgaaaaattatatgaaaaaatatttgcttaattgCCTTAACAGTACTTTTTCTTTGTACAACTCGACGATGTATACGGTATATTCAATAGTTATTTTAAAGCACAAACTGACTAATGAAGTTTTTGAATGAATATGATTAAAAATGCATTAGTATATACTGATTTTTATTTCACGTGTCTCAAATAACAGGCTTAATTCCATTTTCAAAAGCTAGttaatagatatatttttaaaatactcaaaattaaattagttttaatcaattaaattaaaatatttataaattttgctAATAACAATTTTTAATAGTTATGATGTAACAAGTAATTTTATATGCATATTATGAATcattttaaattactatttaataAAAGTGTAATTAACAAAAGTGTATTAAAATGGTGaatgaattaattatttagtaaaaatatcaGAGATAGTTAGTCCAATATTGACTGAAATGAAATTTTCTAATTATGTATAAGATAAATAAGCCTATTAACAATATTGAAATAAGATAAAGTAATATGAAAGGCATCATTTGAACTTTTACActttaatttgaacaaataactacaattgaaaaataaaaaatttgttaaaattgacgattttaaaagtttggaccataaacaaaaaagaaagtcgaaaaatgcaatttttttgTCGATTAATATTAAACCTATTTTATATGGTtatattttgacatttttataattttaaatattattgacATTATATATGTTTTTCCGTAACTAGAACATGTCTAAATCACGTTTAATGCCCCTCTCttcttttttatcaaaataaatatacacaTTTTAAACAAGAATAATGAGTCTAATGCCCCAAATACTTATGATTAATCAAGAACATAATGACTAAAAATTTAGGAAACTTTGGAATAAAGTGTAGCATCATTGGTCTCAACGTGACTCAACAACCCCTATAATCTAACTCACACGTTATTTCCTTTCTAGTATAAGGACTTGTCTTTTTTTTTCCCATCCGGTTTTCAGGGCTTCGCCCtcactaatccggatccgacccacGTCGCGCACCTGACATGGTGGATGAGTCTGCTGCggggattttctgcattcacaagattCGAACCCGAAACCTTACTTAACGATATCAAgtcgcttaccacttggaccaacccCGTTAGTTAAGAACTTGTCTTTAAAAACAATTTGTCGTAAAATTTTCATGTCTTGGTGTGTAGATTTTGGGACCATGAATTTCTTTATTTCCGCAGAAAAATATAAGGAAGTGAAAATGATAGGATGCCAAACTTAAGAAAGTCCATAGAAGGACCCATAAATTTGTACTATTTGATGGCAGGGAGATGTTTACTCATCATCTATTGCATGTATCTTTCTTTAATGTTTATGTCAATCCATATAAAAAGATAGTATTATGAAGTgaatattttaaacataataATTTGACAgataatatttatctaaattatattaaatcgtaaaagatagaaaaatataatattttcattccaATAATTTTCTATTTGAATGTTCCATTATAGTATCTAACCCACTAAACACTCACTCATATAtattttgtaagaaaaaaaCTCCAAATTTGACAGTAAATATAAATCAAGAGAAAAATGATGATTGTATTCTCTGGACATTTTGGAAGAAAAATAAATCtagagataaaataaaattttatttttaactattaGATTCTTTAACCGGCAAATGGGGATAGTAGCAGATCTTGaccaaacattaagaaaaaacaagtttagaaaaaaaatggatttaatCTGAGGAGATTTGTTGTTGTTATCTCTATCTACAAAAACattgtaaacattttaattgtaaGAATCCATTATATTACATTTTAATTGGAATCGACCTAAACCGACCAACGAAAGTttggtaaattttaaattgaattgaacCGAATCTGTATGTGTGCTGCATCTAGTTTTGTTTCCAAATTGAGATGATCCTTAAATTCTAATTGATTTTCTTGAAACCGTCACTAGGCAAGGGCGAAGATTATGATGAAATTCGTGGACTTAATTGATGAGAACATAGAAGAATTAGCAGCATTAGATACAATTGATGCTGGGAAATTGTTCAGTTTGGGTAAAGCTATCGACATTCCTTCAGCAGCGAATAGTCTGTGTTACTATGCAGGTGCAGCAGATAAAATTCATGGAGAAGTGCTGAAAATGTCTCGAGAGTTACAGGGGTATACTCTGCGAGAGCCCATTGGTGTCGTTCAATGGCGAAGCCACTTGAAGCAATAGGTGGTCAATTGACCACCTTTTGCAACAAAAAATTACACTGACATTCTATGTTAATTAGTTCTAATTACATAATCAcatttattttaatacaaattgACCACCTTAATCTCTTATTctatatcaaattataaaatttgaccCCCTTATGAATAATTTCTGGCTTCGACCCTGGTGTCGTTGGACACATAATCCCCTGGAATTTTCCTACCTCATTGTTGTTCATGAAGGTTGCCCCAGCCTTAGCTGCAGGGTGCACAATGGTTGTCAAGCTAGCTGTCGCCTCTCTCGGCTCTCTTTTATGCTCATCTTGCTAAGCAGGTAAGGTCGCATCATGAGTCTGTTATAGTATGGCTTTTATCAATactaatcaaatattttaatttcgtCACTTATAGCCGAAACGTTTAATCAGTTGAATCAATTAAACATGACTTTGCTCGTATGACAGTTATTGAATGATTGCCTATTGTAGTCAAATTTAGCTAATTTTGGTTCTTTGGCAATTCTAATTAGGCTGGAATTCCTTATGGAGTGCTTAATATGGTAAGTGGATATGGACCGACAGCCGGTGCTGCCATTGCTTCGCATATGGACATCGATAAGGTAATAATTAGGCAGGTTCTATGTttaaatttgtaagttaatCTGTGACATTTGGTCTTGCTTAAGATAAGTTTTACAGGATCGACTGACGTGGGACGTAAAGTGATGCAGGCTGCAGCAGAGAGTAATCTGAAACAGGTTTCACTTGAATTAGGAGGAAAATCaccacttttaatttttgatgaTGCTGATATAGACACAGCTGTTGATCTTGCCCTCTTTGGCATTCTGTACAACAAGGTAAATGAaacttatatattaaaaatactttcATTTCCATACTATCTATTATGAACCAAAACTTGTTATGATAATTCcttgatttcttccgtggggaGAAATTTGTGTGGCAAGTTCACGAGTTTAAGTTCAGGAGGGAATTTATGATAAAACCAGGTAAAACACGAATCGTCGAagacaataataaaattatatttggagTCTCAACTAACACTTTAAACTTTTAGATAAATTGATTATTCGATATGATATTGTAGCTTTGATATCAAATTAAGCAAATCTTCAAATAAAATAAGTCGTATTCATATTTGCCTCAAGGCCTAATCGCGTGCATATTATATTAGAGATAAAAATTATTGTTAGAATCTCACCTAATAGTTAGAGCATTTTCTTTTTCTGATGGCAGGTTGATAAGCAGCCGGATAAGAAGATTCTGTCATAAATTGAGCATGGCAAACGAGAAGGAGCTACATTGTTAACAGGCGGTAAACCTTTATTCGATAAGGGATATTACATCTAGCCTACCATTTTCACCGATCTTAAGGTACATTTTCCAGAATATATAAACCTCATAAATTAATTTGCCGAAGCTAAGTTTCTATAACAACTTGCTCAGGAGGACATGTTGATAATAAAGGATGAAATTTTGGAACCAGTTATGTCACTAATGAAGTTCAAGTAAGAACTAATAAAATTTTCTTGAACAAAATTATGAGCAAAGACTTATCAGAAAACTGTTGTTACCCCTATTTATGATTCTCCTTGATTGTAATCAAGACTCCGTTGTTTTTGAGAATTAAAATAACAACTTCTAGATACTGaggctaaaataaaaataatcaagcTTCGGACAAACCAAGATTCATTAAATTTAACTAATCAGTGATTAAAAACAGGACCAGTCTGACCCGTTAAACTAAGAATCTGATCAGCTGTTTCGTCCAACTGACCTTAAAATGAAAATACAGTCGAGTTAAATCAGAACCGAGCAGAACTAACAGTTGAATCGATGATTAACCTAGTTGAATCAGCTATTTAATCAGATAGACCCTAATATGTgtccaaaatttatttatttgatataatttacaCAACTTATTGAACCGGCGGTTGTACTAGAAACcggttcagtttttttttttttttgatcgcTAAACCGGTTCAGTTTTAAAAACAATGCAACTAACATATAATTCAAGAAACAATAGCAAGCCAAAATATACACATACAAGTTCAAATTTACAAAACCACAATCAAGAAACCATTACTATTTCCAATCATTTGCTTCCAATCTTTCCTCTAAGCCTAACACCAAGAACTTTCTCCATCTTGCCCAAAACCGCCTGATTAGGAACCGCTTTACCATTCTCATATTCCTGAACCACCTTAGGCTGCTCGTTAATCAGCTTAGCCAGCTCCGCCTGACTCATCTTCTTCCCCAGCCTCGCTTTCTGTATAGCCAGTCTTACCTCCGTCGACACCCTGTCAAAAGCAGCCGGCTCCGATACTTCGTCCAGCTTTCGTACGTTCACCACCGGCGCTGATGCTGATTTCTTGTTTAACCCTCCGTCTGATTTCTTTATGGTTTGAACCGGTGCACCTGATCGTAGAGCCTGGTTCACTGCCTTGGGGTCACGTAAATCCGTCGCCTTGGGTTTTGATTTGTGGAGTACTACAGGGTTCCAGTCCTGTGTGATGACTCCTGTGGATCTGCTTGGCATATTGTATGGAACTCTGTGATTGATGGGTTTGTTTTTTGAGATCGAAATTGAGAAATAATTAAGGTTTGAttgaattttgaaaatgaaattatgaaGGGATGGTTTATATAAGAAAATTGGTCTCTGGAAAGTTCTTGCTTGCGAGTGTGTTATGTGTGGTTTGTCTGGAAAGTTCCGAGGgaatctttaaaatttaaatgtttaagaGACGTGATCCCCAAGTGCGTGAGAAATAAGCTTGGGGACCTTTTTAATACTACTAGATTTTTTGAACTCTCTACtagaatattatttataaatcaatttttctaGAGTTGAATAACGTAAgcattacttttaaaaaaataactgtaaaaaaattatacacatacatatataaaaaattctcatatataaaaaattctcatatataaaaaatatatacataaaattatttaaaatatactataaaatataatgTAAAGTATTCTGTTTGCTTTTGAGAAATATACATTATTCAAAATAtaaacatacatacatatatataaaccaTTATCGtacaccaattttttttttaaaaaacataaaatatacattattttagcagtttctttttgaaaatatacatataacGGAACTActaaaatttctttttaaaaatatacaaaattattttGGTGAAAAGTTCCCTTTCTTCAGGGCTGTGAATTGACAACATGGACTTAACAGTCCGTGATGGGATCTCTCGAGTCCGGCCCAAGTAATTTGGGCCCTGTTCCCTGAAACTAAAGTTGGGCTGTGACAAATTACTCAAGCAGAGGTACCAAAGTCATCTACGACCATTGAAAGAATAAAAGGTAAAATTCCTAATTGAACGGCCAAGATTAACAGATGGTACAGTACACATTCCGCCATTTCCGTATCGGAAATTTGGAACCAGCAGAGTTTGGCGCCAAAATCACGCATTCATAATACTCtgcaaaattgaaaagaaaaaaaggaaaaaagaaatgCAGCGCCAGAAATCCATACTCTCCTTCTTCCAGAAACCCTCGCTTGCCGGAAATCAGAAATCCGGCACTGGAGAAGCTTTCAATGAACGGAAAGAAGCTCCGCAGTTCACGTCAAAGCAGTATAATAACCAAAATGTTACAGCTCCGAGTGAACCTGAGATTCAAGGAATCGACACTCCACCGGAGAAGGTGCCTCGTCAGATTCTACCGTCGAGGTTTGCGGAAAACGACAGCGTTAGAGGCTCTTCACTTTTCTCGAGTATTATGCATAAGTTCGTGAAGGTTGATGACAAGGAAAAATCTACCGAGAGGTTGTTAGTGTTCTTATTCTTGTGTTTAATTTATTTgctgaattatttattttgaattttgtggTTTGTTTAGCTGTGGAATGAAAAGTCAATCTGAATTATTAGGGTTTACTATTTGGCATATTGATTCTTAATTTgacactgttttttttttgaaatgaattTGACACTGTTAATATACTTCTAAacgtaaaaaaatcaataaatatgtatttttcaacATTCATATAATTCATTTCCTTTTACataacttatttatttcttgactcaaataagaaaaaagcaCGATCATCTACTTTTAACTGTTAGGCCCTTATTTGTAGTATGTGGAATTTTTTTGCAGGAGACAGGCCAGTGATACTACCAATACTGTGTCTGGTAGGGTTACTAATTTAACAGGATTATCCAAACAAGAGGCATCTCGCACATATCATGAAACGGGAAACTTTTGTAACTCCAATGGGATAGTTGATGTTGAAAGCAATGACGATGATGTTCCTGGGCCAGAGACACCGGGCGTGCAAGTGCAGCCTTTAGTTCCCCGTCTCAAGCGAATTCATCAGGATATTCCCAAGTTTAATGATGGGGATGATAATTCCTTGTCAAGTGCTAGTAAAAGAGTGAAACTTCTTCTTGAGTCCACAGCCTTAAGCAAGAACCAAGGCCAAGGCCAAGTATCTGAATCAACTTCTAAGTTTGAGTGGCTTGATCCTTTGCGAATTAGGGATGCTAATGGGAGAAGGCCTAATGATCCTCTTTTTGACAAGAAGACACTTTATATAGAACCTGATGTATTAAAGAAAATGTCAGCTTCTCAAAAACAATACTGGAGTGTGAAATCTCAGTATATGGATGTTGTCCTTTTCTTCAAAGTGGTCAGTAAATGCCGATTTCCGTTGTTTCAGTCAGTAAATGCATATACTCTGATGTAAAATTGTATAGCATAAGATATTCATCGCAAGCAACAGAACAAGGAGGAAACAAAAGAAAGGCGAATGTTATTATATCTGTTCAAATGTTTTTAAtgcatcacattatcataatttggattttagttgattttttttcattttagttagGTATGTGCATAGAATGCCTTGATGAATTTCGAGTAACAAACTGAAATTATTCTCTCTTATGTTTAGAATCTTTGGAATCAGAGTTTTATCTTCTTTTTTGCAACTATAGGGAAAATTTTATGAACTTTATGAACTTGATGCTGAAATTGGTCACAAGGAACTGGATTGGAAAATTACATTTAGTGGTGTTGGCAAATGTCGACAGGTGAGTTATTAGGTAagaattttctttgtttttatgACCAGCTTTTCTCTACCCTTTATGGCTATATATCTGTTTTTCaatatgttaatttttatgCTTTCACCAGGTTGGTATATCTGAAAATGGGATTGATGATGCTGTTGAAAAGCTGGTTGCACGTGGGTAGGGAAACAATTACCTTTAAGTTTCTCCTTTTCTTATTGCTGCACGGTTTTACTATGGTTTATAAAGGAGTAGATGATTATTGCAACCCATAATTTGTACTTCATATCTTACATTTGGCAATCCAGTAAGCTATAATGTGTTTTAGAGCTTTTCTAGAAGCATATAAGTCAGCCTTAGTCTTGGTTGGCTGTAAAGCATGTGAAGATCTCATTCATTCATGTGCGATGGGAATCACATTCTTTTGTTAGCCCTCTATTGGAAAGCACAAAGATGATAAGAGATCCATCTTATCATCTCCTTGTAGTTGCTAAAGATTTATTCTGGTTTACATTTTGTTTTGTCACTTTTCCTGGTTTAAACGAATTGCAGTCTCATTACTTCTGTTTATTTTATCAAGATACAAAGTTGGACGAATTGAGCAGTGTGAGACATCTGATCAAGCAAAAGCTAGGGGTGCAAACTCTGTAAGTGATTGCTTGCGTGAAGGCTTCTGCATATCATAAATACATCTTTGTGATTATTTTTTCTGTTTGCTTATGTAAAGGCTGTCTGCTGGTTTTCAGGTAATAGCAAGAAAATTAGTGCAAGTTGTTACTCCGTCAACTACAAGTGATGGTAATATTGGGCCCGACGCAGTTCATCTTCTTGCCATAAATGAGGTCTGTAAGGCTCCAGGTTAACTGCTTTCAAAACATAAGTGCAATGCTTTAATTCTTGCAGTGGGTTTAGTTATGCAGTCGTGTGCATAGTGATTTACTTACAGGTTtcacaagtctattgagttcccacATTTTTTCTCAGCATCACCTTTTAAGAAACACAAACTTTTCTTGAGCTATCAGATAGCTGCAGGAGAGTTTGTCTCGTGAATAACTTCCTTCTCATCATCTGCTCCTTAGCATTAGCTTTTAAGAAAAGTGTTATACTGTGATGAAAGGATAACAAAACATCATATTAAACATTGTAGTTTCCTTTTTTCATGTGTCATGGATGAGATTGTTGTAAGTCCACTTGCTATTGCTAGGTATTCTTATAAATTCCCCCTTCTCATAGAGCTCTCTTTGTTGTTATATATCTAAcacttgttttattttgtcaaaaagTTTTCAAGCTATTTAGCATTTGTTCCTCTGATACTGTCTTCAGGGAAACATTGGGCTGGATAATGGGGCGAGTGCTTATGGGTTTGCTTTCGTTGACTGTGCTTCCCTGAAATTTTGGGTTGGCTCCATTGGCGATGATTCTTCATGTGCTACTTTGGGGGCACTATTGATGCAGGTATGCTTTTTAAATCTCTCGCCCATCTGAAAATCATTTaggttttgtaaattttagaaACATAAGATTCTAATTCACTTTACTTGAACTTATTGCAGGTCTCACCTAAAGAAGTCATATATGAAAGCAAAggtaaaacataattttttttcctaccTTGGACTTTGGAACAATCGATATTGGCGGCATACTTAACTATTTTCTGCTTATATGTTGCAGGGATGTCTAGAGAAACTCAGAAAGCGCTCAGAAAGTATTTGTTAACCAGTAAGTTAAGATGTTTATAGATGAACTTAAGTATTTCATGGCTATAAAGGCACACATAAAAGCACGCTCATATAGGTTTTCTATAGCAATAAACAGATCAGAAGCTTTGTTTTTTACAAGAATCTAATTGtgttaattttcaattaaaaagaaaaggtaCGCAGTGCTGGGGTCATTTGGTTATGTGGTTTAGCTCAC is a window of Mercurialis annua linkage group LG2, ddMerAnnu1.2, whole genome shotgun sequence DNA encoding:
- the LOC126668866 gene encoding multiprotein-bridging factor 1c, which gives rise to MPSRSTGVITQDWNPVVLHKSKPKATDLRDPKAVNQALRSGAPVQTIKKSDGGLNKKSASAPVVNVRKLDEVSEPAAFDRVSTEVRLAIQKARLGKKMSQAELAKLINEQPKVVQEYENGKAVPNQAVLGKMEKVLGVRLRGKIGSK
- the LOC126668767 gene encoding aldehyde dehydrogenase family 2 member C4-like: MTKNLGNFGIKCSIIGLNGFALTNPDPTHVAHLTWWMSLLRGFSAFTRFEPETLLNDIKSLTTWTNPARAKIMMKFVDLIDENIEELAALDTIDAGKLFSLGKAIDIPSAANSLCYYAGAADKIHGEVLKMSRELQGYTLREPIGVVQWRSHLKQ